In a genomic window of Rhododendron vialii isolate Sample 1 chromosome 12a, ASM3025357v1:
- the LOC131310231 gene encoding pterin-4-alpha-carbinolamine dehydratase 2, mitochondrial-like: protein MISLLDLSSKKCVPCNAKEMRAMTEQAANELISQVPGWTLVNENGRLRLSRSWKVKTYLKGLEFFQAVANVAEAEGHHPDLHLVEWNKVKIEIWTHAVGGVTESDFIIAAKINRLNLHDLARR, encoded by the exons ATGATTTCCTTGTTAGATTTGTCATCCAAGAAGTGTGTGCCATGCAACGCAAAAGAGATGAGGGCCATGACAGAACAAGCAGCAAATGAATTGATCTCACAG GTTCCTGGATGGACCTTGGTAAATGAAAATGGTAGATTGAGGTTAAGTCGGTCATGGAAAGTCAAGACTTACTTGAAAGGTTTGGAGTTCTTTCAGGCTGTTGCTAATGTTGCTGAAGCAGAAG GTCATCATCCAGATCTTCATCTTGTTGAATGGAACAAAGTCAAAATTGAGATATGGACACATGCTGTTG GTGGAGTTACAGAAAGCGATTTCATTATTGCTGCTAAGATCAATCGGCTCAACCTGCATGATCTCGCGCGTAGATAA